DNA sequence from the Primulina huaijiensis isolate GDHJ02 unplaced genomic scaffold, ASM1229523v2 scaffold208326, whole genome shotgun sequence genome:
AGTCATGATTCTATCTGGATTTCATGGATTAcaggttttttttttcccaagaaTCTATTGGGATTTGCTTCGATTCAATCATACTGTGGCCGATTCTAAAAATTTTATGCCTTCTAATTTGTTATGAGATTCTGTGTTATGCTCGGAACGTAGTTTGCTGATCTAGAAGGGGCATTTCTTGGTGCAGGGGAATTCCAAATGGGTGGAAATATAAAACCATTGGATCCGAAAACCATTGCAAGTGTTGTTCATTATGGCAAGTTGAGATTTCCTATGATTCACAAAGCTACTGGAGAGTCTCTTGTGTACAGCCAGCTCTATTCTTTCGAGGGCCTCGAAAATTACACTTCGGGAATTATTCATCATGTACGTCTTACAGGTATTCGAAGAGATTTTCGCGTATCCGAGATCTTTTTGTTTAGGCAAATCCATTATGTTTTTTTGAATCTTCGAATGCCAAATTATTATAGATAGAAGCATGTGGTTCTACTCAAATAGATGGTGTATTAACATCTTCTGCAGGTCTGGAACCGAACACTCTATATTATTATCGGTGTGGAGATCCTTCAAAACAGTTAATGAGTGCTATACACTCGTTTAAGACAATGCCGGTTTCTGGTCCTAGGAGTTATCCGAGTAGGATAGCTTTGGTTGGAGACTTAGGTCTCACATACAACACCACTTCGACTATCGACCATTTGAGGAGCAATAATCCTGATCTAATTCTGTTAGTTGGAGATGTATGTTATGCTAATTTGTATCTTACCAATGGGACTGGTTCTGATTGCTATTCTTGCTCGTTTGCCGATACTCCAATACACGAGACTTATCAACCTCGGTGGGATTATTGGGGGAGGTGATGACTCGTATTCTGCATCTCTCTTTAAGTTAATCTTTATTAGTTGCGATTTTGTTATTAGGATGCAATTAGTGATGTCCCACTTGGATTCAAAGACATACTTCGGCTGACATTTGAGTACAATTAGATTCTTCACTTGCTTAAGGTAAAACGTATCTCTAGGGATGCCATTGGGGTGCGTTTTGTTTGCAGGGCCCTAACCCGGTAGGCTTGGTCTGCGACTATTATGTTTCTACTGTTCTTTCTTTACCTCCACCTGATGATTGTAACTTGAGTTATGTAATGAGAAATTTTCTTGTGTTCATGAGATTCCTCTAGTTTTTCTTTCCTAAAATCTCTATGATTTGTGTCACGCTACCATTTTCGTGGCACCTGTCCTCCTTTGAACATGTTCATGACTCTGGAAGCAATCAATGAGTTATGGCTccatgatttttcagatttatGAAGCCTTTGGTGTCTAAAGTTCCAATTATGATGGTACAAGGCAACCATGAAATTGAAGAACAAGCTGAAAATCAGACTTTTGCATCCTATATCTCTAGATTTGCATTCCCATCAAAAGAAAGTAGATTTTCTTCCCCATTCTACTATTCGTTTGATGCAGGGGGCATACATTTTATAGTCCTTGGGGCATATGTTGCTTATAATAAATCAGGTATATGAACAAACCTTACATGGTCACCTAGAAAGTGAAACAtttgttcaagtttggttaatgTACCTGGCTGGACTTTTTCTTTAACGTCTTGACTGCAGATGATCAATATAAATGGTTGCACAAAGATCTAGAGAGTGTTAATCGAGATGTTACTCCATGGTTGATAGCTACTTGGCATCCACCCTGGTATGCCACATACACGGCTCACTACCGAGAAGCTGAATGTATGAAGGTGGCGATGGAAGATTTGTTGTATGAGTATGGTGTGGACATAGTCTTTAACGGACATGTAAGTGTTTGTTTATTTTAACTTCTCTATGTTTTCAAACACTTGTTTCTTTCTAGGATATGCTAAGTTGGTATGTAGGTGCTATGACCTGTTAATATCTCATGAAAAACCATGGACTTTTCCATGaacttctttttcaattcaCTACATTCATGAACATGAAAACAAATCGAGTTCCTTCGAGGACCTTGTTATTACCATTGCCAAAACTTTAGCATATGCTATTGTCTATATATATTGCCAACTTGCCATAATTTTTTCTCTTTCCATTTCATTATAATTTTGGAATGGTAAAATATGTGAAAATATTCAGGTTCATGCCTATGAGAGGTCAAATAGAGTATATAACTATACTCTGGATCCTTGTGGTCCAATCTATATAGTGATTGGCGATGGTGGAAATCGAGAGAAAATGTCAATCAAGCATGCTGACGAGCCAGGAAACTGTCCAGAACCATCCACCACGCCTGACCAATTTATGGGTGGATTTTGTGCGCGCAATTTTACATCAGGACCAGCAGCTGGTAATTTCTGTTGGGATCGACAACCTGAATATAGCGCATACAGGGAAACTAGCTTTGGCCATGGCATTCTTGAGGTACTTGTTCCCTCACCTCGTTTCTTACGTTCATGAGCATCtgccaaaaaaaattatgagaaaaaatTTGAGTATTATCCATTAGATAGTTCGGGTTAGATACAGAGTAACATATACCGTTTCAGGTTCAACAATGTGTTTGTTGTATAGTATTGTGTAAGAGATAGACCCTAGCATTGACACAGGCCTTAACCTTGACTACAATAATAAtagtttttatatatgtttcatTTAAAAATGTAACTTCCTACCAACCTTCTTACAGGGATGTTGAACTTTGAAAGTTCTTGAGGTTTGTTGATAAAAAATCACTATATCCCTATTTATGCATAGTTATACTCTATTCAGATCTAGTTGTTTTGAATCCCTGCCTGCGACGGCCGAATGTCACATTCAGTGATATATACACCATATAGATTCCTTGAAGTAAAAACATCTATGTCTGAAATCATCAAAACCCTTCCCTTATTTACACGTCATGCATCCTTTAgttcaatataaaattttggATACCTTGTATATTTGTAgtgattattataattaatattatgagATAAAAATAAGTTTCAGTCAGGAGGATATAcgtctcttagatgtaaatctTAAGAGCGGCCAACCACGTAATTTGTTTTATCTTAGTACCATGTTAAAATCCAGCAACTTGAATGCTATGCTCCGTGGTATGATTTAGTTTGAAAAAGGAAACGAAAGCCGCATGTCTTAGATGTTTTGATTGCAGGTGAAGAATGAGACACACGCCCTGTGGACATGGTACCGGAATC
Encoded proteins:
- the LOC140966965 gene encoding purple acid phosphatase 15-like isoform X2, which codes for MDYRGIPNGWKYKTIGSENHCKCCSLWQVEISYDSQSYWRVSCVQPALFFRGPRKLHFGNYSSCLEPNTLYYYRCGDPSKQLMSAIHSFKTMPVSGPRSYPSRIALVGDLGLTYNTTSTIDHLRSNNPDLILLVGDVCYANLYLTNGTGSDCYSCSFADTPIHETYQPRWDYWGRFMKPLVSKVPIMMVQGNHEIEEQAENQTFASYISRFAFPSKESRFSSPFYYSFDAGGIHFIVLGAYVAYNKSDDQYKWLHKDLESVNRDVTPWLIATWHPPWYATYTAHYREAECMKVAMEDLLYEYGVDIVFNGHVHAYERSNRVYNYTLDPCGPIYIVIGDGGNREKMSIKHADEPGNCPEPSTTPDQFMGGFCARNFTSGPAAGNFCWDRQPEYSAYRETSFGHGILEVKNETHALWTWYRNQDMYNKFGDQIYIVRQPDKCLVDQKVIRHCMKNYNM
- the LOC140966965 gene encoding purple acid phosphatase 15-like isoform X1: MVREVVAVFSFLLLNLFRVFGEIPTTLQGPFKPVTVPLDESFRGHAIDLPDTDPRVKRDVKGFEPEQISVSLSSSHDSIWISWITGEFQMGGNIKPLDPKTIASVVHYGKLRFPMIHKATGESLVYSQLYSFEGLENYTSGIIHHVRLTGLEPNTLYYYRCGDPSKQLMSAIHSFKTMPVSGPRSYPSRIALVGDLGLTYNTTSTIDHLRSNNPDLILLVGDVCYANLYLTNGTGSDCYSCSFADTPIHETYQPRWDYWGRFMKPLVSKVPIMMVQGNHEIEEQAENQTFASYISRFAFPSKESRFSSPFYYSFDAGGIHFIVLGAYVAYNKSDDQYKWLHKDLESVNRDVTPWLIATWHPPWYATYTAHYREAECMKVAMEDLLYEYGVDIVFNGHVHAYERSNRVYNYTLDPCGPIYIVIGDGGNREKMSIKHADEPGNCPEPSTTPDQFMGGFCARNFTSGPAAGNFCWDRQPEYSAYRETSFGHGILEVKNETHALWTWYRNQDMYNKFGDQIYIVRQPDKCLVDQKVIRHCMKNYNM